Proteins encoded together in one Candidatus Desulfarcum epimagneticum window:
- a CDS encoding hypothetical protein (Evidence 5 : Unknown function) encodes MDANAIGRKIVANKNGFEIREEQEPYDTVLGAEKAFLSSKNMHFWNFYP; translated from the coding sequence TTGGACGCAAATGCAATTGGACGAAAAATAGTCGCCAATAAAAATGGTTTTGAAATTAGGGAAGAACAAGAACCTTACGATACTGTTTTGGGGGCTGAAAAGGCCTTCCTAAGCTCAAAAAATATGCATTTTTGGAATTTTTATCCTTAA
- a CDS encoding conserved hypothetical protein (Evidence 4 : Unknown function but conserved in other organisms) yields MKQPPPIKKSSRHQKIIGDFGEHLICNWFSRSGFEVTIVDHTGIDIVAYDPATKARLGITVKSRTRTPDQEFSSVNLLSYQKRRNDRARAIDACTAFAAEPWLAVYVETTEYAEVYLTSLSNYDAKYRGNASRAIDDWKMTAKHRKLYTQDAEVKHIRMDFSVLSWRWRREEQKPQQ; encoded by the coding sequence ATGAAGCAACCGCCACCGATCAAGAAGAGTTCCCGCCACCAGAAGATCATCGGAGACTTCGGCGAGCATCTGATCTGCAACTGGTTCTCTCGATCGGGGTTCGAGGTCACGATCGTTGATCATACTGGGATAGACATTGTTGCCTACGACCCCGCGACCAAGGCCCGACTGGGCATCACGGTCAAATCGCGAACAAGGACGCCTGACCAGGAATTCAGCTCCGTGAACCTGCTGTCATACCAGAAGCGGAGGAACGATCGTGCCCGGGCCATTGATGCCTGCACAGCTTTCGCGGCAGAGCCGTGGCTCGCCGTCTACGTAGAAACCACCGAGTATGCGGAAGTCTATCTGACAAGCCTCTCGAACTACGATGCCAAATACCGTGGCAACGCAAGCCGAGCAATCGACGACTGGAAGATGACAGCGAAGCACAGGAAGCTCTACACCCAAGATGCCGAGGTGAAACACATCCGCATGGATTTTTCTGTGCTCTCGTGGCGCTGGCGGAGAGAAGAACAGAAGCCCCAACAATGA